Proteins found in one Acidobacteriota bacterium genomic segment:
- the rbfA gene encoding 30S ribosome-binding factor RbfA, with translation MSGRRQERLSEQLREEISLIMDGDLEDPRIGLATITEARVTPDLSHAKIFVSVAGTDEEAKETLAALNHAAGFIRHQLGFAIRMKRIPEIHFVHDDTLRTAARIEQILQEEEEKMKARELAETAANSELTDSPMQGSN, from the coding sequence ATGAGTGGTAGAAGGCAAGAACGCCTCTCAGAACAGCTACGAGAAGAGATCAGTTTGATTATGGATGGTGATTTGGAAGACCCCAGAATCGGGCTTGCCACCATCACCGAAGCGCGTGTGACCCCGGATTTGAGTCACGCCAAGATTTTTGTCAGTGTTGCAGGAACCGACGAAGAAGCCAAAGAAACTCTGGCGGCGCTCAACCATGCCGCAGGCTTTATTCGTCACCAACTCGGTTTTGCCATTCGTATGAAACGCATTCCCGAAATCCATTTCGTTCACGATGACACATTACGGACTGCTGCAAGAATCGAACAGATACTTCAAGAAGAAGAGGAGAAGATGAAGGCGCGTGAGTTAGCGGAAACGGCTGCAAACAGCGAATTAACCGATTCGCCCATGCAGGGTTCCAATTAA
- a CDS encoding class I SAM-dependent methyltransferase, with translation MSNDVNTIYNEVCAAVYDDWFAAFDPAAIDRLAEFAGTGRALELGIGTGLIALPLARHGVEVCGIDASTAMVARLREKPGGDAISVTMGNFADVGVEGKFSLIFIVYNTLFALQTQKEQVRCFQNVSEHLTDGGVFVVEVFVPNFTFFKREQELKVTAVTSDRVGLKISQHDAVNQRIKSQHLVLINNQVKLFPVEIRYAYPAEMDLMARLAGLQLKHRWSDWQQNPFTSTSAKHISIYERRA, from the coding sequence ATGTCCAATGATGTTAATACAATTTACAATGAAGTGTGCGCGGCGGTTTACGACGACTGGTTCGCGGCTTTCGACCCGGCTGCGATTGACCGGCTCGCGGAGTTTGCCGGAACCGGGCGCGCGCTTGAACTCGGTATCGGCACAGGCTTAATCGCATTGCCGCTTGCCCGGCATGGCGTCGAAGTTTGCGGCATTGACGCCTCGACCGCGATGGTTGCGCGGCTCAGAGAAAAGCCCGGCGGCGATGCGATTTCAGTCACGATGGGAAACTTTGCAGACGTTGGAGTCGAAGGAAAATTTTCACTCATCTTTATCGTCTATAACACGCTCTTTGCTTTACAGACTCAGAAAGAACAGGTGCGCTGTTTTCAAAACGTAAGCGAACATCTCACAGACGGCGGCGTGTTCGTTGTCGAAGTGTTTGTCCCCAACTTTACGTTTTTCAAACGCGAACAGGAACTCAAAGTGACGGCAGTAACCAGTGACCGTGTGGGACTGAAAATTTCGCAACACGACGCGGTCAATCAGCGCATTAAAAGTCAGCACCTTGTTTTAATCAACAATCAAGTAAAGCTTTTTCCGGTCGAGATTCGTTACGCATACCCTGCGGAGATGGATTTAATGGCAAGGCTTGCGGGCTTGCAACTTAAACATCGCTGGAGCGACTGGCAACAAAACCCATTCACGTCAACAAGCGCGAAGCACATTTCCATTTACGAACGTCGCGCTTGA
- a CDS encoding type II toxin-antitoxin system VapC family toxin: MNLVVDTSIIIAVIADEPEKPALIVKTQGCELFAPTSLHWEIGNAFSAMLKRDRITLEQAKTAIDIYRQIQLNLIEVDLGQALEVAARLKIYAYDAYVIACAMQQNCPLLTLDGGLSYAAKAAGIDIMEVN, from the coding sequence ATGAATCTTGTTGTAGATACATCAATCATTATTGCAGTCATTGCCGATGAACCGGAAAAGCCAGCTTTGATAGTGAAAACGCAAGGCTGTGAACTTTTTGCTCCTACCTCGTTGCACTGGGAAATCGGCAATGCGTTCTCAGCAATGCTCAAACGCGACCGGATAACCTTGGAACAGGCAAAAACAGCAATTGACATCTACCGACAAATCCAGCTTAACTTAATTGAGGTTGATTTGGGACAAGCGTTGGAGGTAGCGGCACGTTTAAAAATTTATGCCTATGATGCTTATGTTATCGCTTGTGCAATGCAGCAAAATTGTCCTTTATTAACTTTAGATGGTGGGTTAAGTTATGCGGCGAAGGCAGCAGGAATTGATATTATGGAGGTAAATTGA
- a CDS encoding glycosyltransferase family 2 protein, with the protein MNSQVQSHLDTLTKNQMRKPRVLCVAPAWNEGERIKRVVEAVPQGVVETTVVVDDGSSDNTGKFASEAGAIVLGDGKNHGVGAAIRTGIDYAITNDYDIVVIVSGGGKTPPEQIPRLLEPLLAGTAELAQGSRYTDGGEYLRMPLRRKIGTRGYTFLFSLFCGRRVTDASSGFRAIKVSLFDDQRINLHQDWLDRYELEPYLLFKALRLRHKVVEVPVTIEYPKENDGIAYTKMRALVDWWKIFRPIFFLGLGIKK; encoded by the coding sequence GTGAATTCGCAAGTACAATCACACCTCGACACCTTAACGAAAAATCAAATGCGAAAACCCCGTGTGTTATGTGTGGCACCGGCATGGAATGAAGGCGAGCGCATCAAACGGGTTGTTGAAGCCGTGCCGCAGGGCGTGGTTGAAACTACAGTTGTCGTCGACGACGGCTCAAGCGATAACACCGGCAAATTTGCCAGCGAAGCCGGGGCGATAGTTTTAGGCGATGGCAAAAATCATGGCGTTGGCGCAGCGATTCGCACCGGCATCGATTATGCCATTACTAATGATTATGACATCGTGGTGATTGTTTCGGGCGGCGGCAAAACCCCGCCGGAACAGATACCGCGCTTGCTTGAACCGCTACTCGCGGGCACCGCCGAACTCGCGCAAGGTTCGCGTTACACGGATGGCGGCGAGTATTTGCGAATGCCGCTGCGGCGCAAGATCGGCACGCGCGGTTATACCTTTCTATTTTCCCTGTTTTGCGGTCGGCGGGTGACGGATGCCTCAAGCGGCTTTCGCGCCATCAAGGTATCGCTGTTTGATGACCAGCGCATCAATCTGCATCAGGATTGGTTAGACCGTTATGAACTGGAACCCTACCTGTTATTCAAAGCTTTACGCTTGCGCCATAAGGTTGTCGAAGTGCCGGTGACTATTGAATACCCGAAAGAAAATGACGGCATCGCTTATACGAAGATGCGCGCTCTGGTTGACTGGTGGAAAATCTTTCGTCCGATTTTTTTCCTGGGGTTAGGTATTAAAAAATAA
- the hemW gene encoding radical SAM family heme chaperone HemW, translated as MNQTAGIYIHIPFCERKCTYCNFNTTDFFADLAARYIEAVNQEINYWGAKLSAEKSRLEATHEFTGDKLAVDTIFFGGGTPSIVEAEQLASIIDSARQAFAVASDAEITIEINPATFTRQKIAGWLRGGINRASVGVQSFIDTELAGLSRTHNTAQVRQTVEALRQAGFNNLSLDLIAGLPAQSKQDWAFNLLEALKLRPEHLSLYLLEVKESTQLYAQIKRGLVPQPDEDLAGEMYEMISEATQQAGYEHYEISNFALISDLPKSYRAKHNVKYWTGAPFYGIGCGAHSYDGRARWVNRLKTESYIEAIVARGHAINDRRELSHEERAADAIFMGLRLAEGINLESFQKDYGVDILERYADELPRLLDAELLRIENRCLMLTARGRLLSNEVFMTFV; from the coding sequence GTGAATCAAACGGCGGGCATCTACATTCATATTCCGTTTTGCGAACGCAAATGCACTTATTGCAATTTTAATACGACCGATTTTTTTGCAGACCTTGCCGCCCGCTACATCGAAGCCGTTAATCAGGAAATCAACTATTGGGGCGCGAAACTGAGCGCCGAAAAATCCCGGCTCGAAGCGACGCATGAATTCACCGGCGATAAACTCGCCGTCGATACCATCTTTTTCGGCGGCGGCACGCCTTCAATAGTCGAAGCCGAACAACTCGCATCTATCATTGACTCGGCGCGCCAGGCTTTTGCAGTCGCAAGCGACGCAGAGATTACCATTGAAATCAATCCCGCGACCTTCACGCGACAAAAAATCGCGGGGTGGCTTAGGGGCGGCATCAATCGCGCCAGCGTCGGCGTACAATCATTTATCGACACGGAACTCGCGGGGCTTAGTCGCACGCATAACACCGCGCAAGTGCGGCAAACCGTCGAAGCACTGCGCCAAGCCGGTTTTAATAACCTCAGCCTCGATTTGATTGCAGGACTCCCCGCGCAATCCAAACAAGACTGGGCTTTTAATTTGCTCGAGGCATTGAAACTGCGCCCCGAACATCTTTCGCTTTACCTTCTTGAAGTCAAAGAGAGCACCCAGCTTTACGCGCAAATCAAACGCGGACTCGTGCCACAACCCGATGAAGACCTCGCGGGTGAAATGTACGAAATGATTAGTGAAGCAACTCAACAAGCCGGTTACGAGCATTATGAAATTTCCAACTTCGCTTTGATTTCCGACTTGCCGAAATCCTACCGCGCTAAACATAATGTCAAATATTGGACGGGCGCGCCGTTTTACGGCATAGGCTGTGGCGCTCACTCATATGATGGGCGAGCGCGCTGGGTGAACCGGTTAAAGACTGAGAGCTATATTGAAGCGATTGTCGCGCGCGGTCACGCCATCAATGACCGACGCGAACTGAGCCACGAAGAACGCGCGGCGGATGCGATTTTTATGGGACTGCGGCTTGCGGAAGGCATCAACCTTGAATCTTTTCAAAAGGATTACGGCGTAGATATTCTTGAACGCTACGCCGATGAGTTGCCGAGACTCCTGGACGCAGAGTTGCTACGAATTGAAAACCGGTGTTTAATGTTGACTGCGCGTGGGCGGCTCTTATCAAATGAAGTCTT
- a CDS encoding type II toxin-antitoxin system PemK/MazF family toxin — protein MAMVVKRFEVHLINLDPTIGSEIKKTRPCLIISPDEMNRYISTVIVAPMTTKGRGYPTRVTCKFQGKQGQIVLDQIRTVDKTRLVKKIGRIDKPAQAEVLKVLGEIFAP, from the coding sequence ATGGCAATGGTAGTCAAACGTTTTGAGGTTCACCTAATCAATCTCGATCCAACCATTGGCAGTGAAATCAAAAAGACTCGTCCTTGCCTGATTATTTCTCCTGATGAAATGAATCGTTATATCAGCACAGTTATCGTCGCTCCGATGACTACCAAAGGAAGAGGCTATCCAACACGGGTAACCTGCAAATTTCAAGGTAAACAAGGGCAAATTGTGCTTGACCAGATTCGCACGGTTGATAAAACCAGACTGGTAAAAAAAATCGGCAGAATAGACAAGCCCGCTCAAGCTGAAGTTTTGAAAGTTCTGGGAGAAATATTTGCGCCCTAA
- a CDS encoding TIM-barrel domain-containing protein has protein sequence MSNCFVTHHRIVKSLPFLFLLFICISTKTQAQVLGDPVDVSRDFQKFEQTYFIGNKLVNFNAASGQGAIEWARYMRQTSLSFQKIDLPLTRARSTEFPGTEYDENPALPFSISFISPRAVRIRINTRETPIADAPSLMFAGTPAKDTSWKVAEDDKSITYTSANGRVRIIKDPWHIEFYDGNGRMLTRTQNLGDPKSFTVTTPFSFIRRASDLSRSIAATFELSSDEKIYGCGESFTHLNKRGQKVVLFTRDAMGVQSALMYKPVPFFLSSNGYGMFVHTSAPLTFDFGNSFDAHNVIYSGDESLDLFVFLGNPKDILSEYTTLTGRSPVPPLWSFGLWMSRITYKAEDEVRDVATKLREYRIPSDVIHLDTGWFETDWRSNYKFSTSRFRDPAKMISDLRGQGFHISLWQLPYFTSKNEIYKEAVAKGYIVKNENGQLPAEDAVLDFSNPQAVEWYKGLLAGLLKMGVGAIKVDFGEGAPLTGLYASGRTGFYEHNLYPLRYNQAVAEITKEVTGDTIIWARSAWAGSQRYPLHWGGDAENTNSAMAATLRSGLSFGLSGFTYWSHDAGGFVDRAPRDLYHRWFAFGALTSHTRCHGAPPREPWGYDAAFVDEFRRIAEMKYALMPYIYAQAKDSSERGFPMLRTLFFEFPEDPTAWLIEDEYMFGSNLLVAPLIEEARSRKVYLPPGNWIDYQTGKKYSGGSWQTIAAGQIPIIVLVKDHSIIPHMAVAQNTGEMKWNEIELRVYSSDNAGVAGLFALPKENLQTIALDANATAIKNDPLRGKVNWQIKRISVQ, from the coding sequence ATGTCGAACTGTTTTGTCACTCATCATCGAATAGTCAAATCACTGCCGTTTTTATTTCTGTTATTTATTTGCATTTCTACAAAAACTCAAGCGCAAGTGCTTGGCGACCCGGTGGATGTCAGCCGCGATTTTCAGAAATTCGAGCAGACTTATTTCATCGGCAATAAACTGGTCAATTTCAACGCCGCGTCCGGGCAAGGCGCAATCGAATGGGCAAGGTATATGCGGCAAACCAGTTTGTCATTTCAAAAAATTGATTTGCCGCTCACCCGCGCGCGCAGTACGGAATTTCCCGGCACCGAGTATGACGAAAACCCCGCGCTTCCCTTCTCTATTTCGTTCATCAGTCCACGCGCTGTGCGTATTCGCATCAACACCCGCGAAACCCCGATTGCTGATGCGCCTTCACTCATGTTTGCGGGAACGCCTGCCAAAGACACTTCGTGGAAGGTTGCAGAAGACGATAAGAGCATCACTTATACGAGCGCCAATGGTCGCGTGCGCATCATCAAAGACCCCTGGCATATTGAATTTTACGACGGCAATGGACGGATGTTGACGCGCACACAAAACCTCGGCGACCCGAAAAGTTTTACCGTCACCACGCCGTTTTCGTTCATTCGCCGCGCCAGCGATTTGAGTCGTTCGATTGCCGCTACTTTTGAACTCTCATCCGATGAAAAAATTTATGGATGCGGCGAATCATTCACACATTTGAATAAACGCGGGCAAAAAGTTGTGCTCTTCACCAGAGACGCGATGGGCGTGCAGTCTGCGTTGATGTACAAGCCGGTTCCCTTTTTCCTGAGCAGTAACGGCTATGGAATGTTTGTGCATACGAGCGCGCCGCTTACTTTCGATTTCGGCAATTCATTCGACGCCCACAATGTGATTTATTCGGGCGACGAATCGCTTGATTTGTTCGTTTTTCTTGGAAATCCCAAAGACATTCTTTCCGAATACACGACGCTTACGGGTCGCAGCCCGGTGCCGCCGCTCTGGTCATTCGGTCTATGGATGAGCCGCATCACTTACAAAGCCGAAGACGAAGTGCGCGACGTAGCAACCAAACTCCGCGAGTATCGCATTCCAAGCGATGTCATCCATCTCGATACCGGATGGTTTGAAACCGACTGGCGCAGCAATTACAAATTTTCGACTTCGCGTTTTCGCGACCCCGCGAAAATGATTAGCGATTTACGCGGGCAAGGCTTTCACATCAGCCTGTGGCAATTACCTTATTTCACCAGTAAAAATGAAATCTACAAAGAAGCGGTCGCCAAAGGTTACATCGTGAAAAATGAAAACGGACAATTGCCCGCCGAAGACGCGGTGCTGGATTTCAGCAATCCGCAAGCCGTCGAGTGGTACAAAGGTTTGCTCGCCGGGCTTTTGAAAATGGGGGTTGGCGCAATCAAAGTTGATTTCGGCGAAGGCGCGCCGCTCACAGGTCTTTATGCTTCAGGTCGGACAGGTTTTTACGAGCACAATCTCTATCCGTTGCGCTATAACCAAGCGGTCGCAGAAATCACCAAAGAAGTGACCGGCGATACGATTATCTGGGCGCGCAGCGCCTGGGCTGGCAGCCAGCGTTACCCACTGCATTGGGGAGGCGACGCCGAAAATACCAATTCGGCGATGGCTGCGACGTTAAGAAGCGGGTTGTCATTCGGGCTTTCGGGTTTCACTTATTGGAGCCACGATGCGGGCGGATTCGTTGACCGCGCCCCGCGTGACCTCTATCACCGCTGGTTTGCTTTCGGGGCGCTCACTTCGCACACGCGCTGTCACGGCGCGCCGCCGCGTGAACCCTGGGGATATGACGCGGCATTCGTTGATGAATTTCGTCGCATCGCGGAAATGAAATATGCGTTGATGCCTTATATTTATGCGCAGGCGAAGGATTCATCGGAGCGCGGCTTTCCGATGTTGAGGACATTGTTTTTTGAATTCCCCGAAGACCCGACCGCTTGGCTCATTGAAGATGAATATATGTTCGGCAGTAATTTGTTGGTTGCCCCGCTTATTGAAGAAGCGCGTTCGCGCAAAGTTTATCTGCCGCCGGGCAACTGGATTGATTATCAAACCGGCAAGAAATATAGCGGCGGCAGTTGGCAGACCATCGCTGCGGGACAAATTCCGATTATCGTGTTGGTGAAAGACCATTCCATCATTCCGCACATGGCGGTTGCGCAAAACACCGGCGAGATGAAATGGAATGAAATCGAGTTGCGGGTTTACAGCAGCGATAACGCGGGCGTTGCGGGACTCTTCGCGCTTCCGAAAGAGAATCTGCAAACCATCGCGCTCGACGCCAACGCCACCGCAATCAAGAACGACCCCTTGCGCGGCAAAGTCAACTGGCAAATTAAACGCATCAGTGTACAATAA
- a CDS encoding type II toxin-antitoxin system Phd/YefM family antitoxin, producing MHIYHEDQQQDLTFLLKQAEQEGEVRIQRADGQIFILKPAAAKPSTLDVPGIKLNISTEEIVELIREGREKQ from the coding sequence ATGCACATCTATCATGAAGATCAACAACAGGATTTAACTTTTCTGTTAAAGCAAGCTGAGCAGGAAGGCGAAGTGCGAATCCAACGAGCTGACGGACAAATTTTTATTCTCAAGCCAGCAGCCGCGAAGCCATCAACATTGGATGTGCCTGGTATAAAACTCAACATTTCAACCGAAGAAATCGTCGAATTGATTCGTGAAGGACGCGAAAAACAGTAG
- the folP gene encoding dihydropteroate synthase, with the protein MRKRFNIELGDGSELALGERTLIVGVLNVTPDSFSDGGKNFDTSRAIERALEMQEEGADIIEIGGESTRPNSERIQLVEELQRLLPVLEGLRGKLSVPVSVDTYKSAVAREAIARGAKIINDVSALRFDEVIACVVAESGAALVLMHMRGEPATMQKIAPSRDIFAEIKNDMRVAIHKAQTHGVKREQLIFDPGIGFGKTLEQNLEILNGLESFADLDLPLMIGTSRKSFIGKLTGRVEQERVFGTAASVAIAIARGAHFVRVHDVKEIADVVKISDAIINA; encoded by the coding sequence ATGAGAAAAAGATTCAATATCGAACTTGGTGATGGCAGCGAACTCGCGCTTGGCGAGCGCACGCTGATTGTCGGGGTGTTGAACGTCACCCCCGATTCGTTTTCCGATGGCGGAAAAAATTTTGATACGTCGCGTGCCATTGAACGCGCCTTGGAGATGCAGGAAGAGGGCGCGGATATTATCGAAATCGGCGGCGAATCGACGCGTCCGAACTCCGAAAGAATTCAGCTTGTCGAAGAGTTGCAACGCCTTTTGCCGGTGCTTGAAGGATTGCGGGGGAAACTAAGCGTGCCGGTTTCAGTTGACACTTATAAAAGCGCAGTGGCGCGTGAAGCCATCGCCAGAGGCGCAAAAATAATTAATGATGTGAGCGCCTTGAGGTTTGATGAAGTCATCGCCTGTGTGGTCGCCGAGTCGGGCGCGGCGCTCGTCTTGATGCACATGCGCGGCGAACCCGCAACCATGCAAAAAATCGCGCCAAGCCGAGATATTTTCGCGGAGATTAAAAACGATATGCGGGTCGCGATTCATAAAGCTCAAACGCATGGCGTCAAACGTGAGCAGTTGATTTTTGATCCGGGCATCGGGTTTGGAAAGACGTTAGAACAGAACCTCGAAATTCTGAATGGGCTTGAAAGCTTTGCGGATTTGGATTTGCCGTTGATGATTGGCACATCGCGCAAAAGTTTTATCGGGAAATTAACCGGAAGAGTCGAACAGGAGCGCGTATTCGGAACCGCTGCGTCGGTGGCGATTGCGATTGCGCGTGGCGCGCATTTCGTTCGCGTTCACGATGTCAAAGAAATCGCCGATGTCGTAAAAATCAGCGATGCCATCATCAACGCTTAA
- a CDS encoding AbrB/MazE/SpoVT family DNA-binding domain-containing protein, translating to MKTHIIRIGNSQGIRIPKVYLHQTGLTDEVELEVQDKKIIIRSADEPRQGWAEAFQAMAKHGDDKLLDEKSINQSSWDEDEWQW from the coding sequence ATGAAGACGCATATCATTAGAATCGGCAATTCACAGGGAATTCGCATACCGAAAGTTTATCTACATCAAACCGGTTTAACGGATGAAGTGGAGCTAGAGGTACAGGACAAGAAGATTATCATTCGCTCGGCAGATGAGCCGCGACAAGGCTGGGCAGAAGCGTTTCAGGCGATGGCAAAGCATGGTGATGATAAATTGCTCGATGAAAAATCAATCAATCAATCTTCCTGGGATGAGGATGAATGGCAATGGTAG
- a CDS encoding NAD-dependent epimerase/dehydratase family protein produces MSYLEKLPGQRIVVTGGAGFVGSNIVRKLLANGATVVVLDDFYTGNDINLPIEHPNLEIVRGSVVDFDLVKDVVKGAHAVIHEAARNIIVSTRNPREDYEVNIGGTLNVLLAVREHKVSRMVYSSSASVYGNPRYLPINEDDPTNMLSPYAVSKFGGENYCKAFYESYGLSTAMVRYSNVYGTAQRPDNPYCGVIAKFFEAAMAGKSPRIHGDGEQTRDFTYVDDAVDATLLATFSPKAEGQVYNVGTGRETSVNQLARMIIQITGAQVEPEYIDRRDIDNIRRRVVNIEKIRRELRWTPAFTIEKGLRLTHQWLKENEQ; encoded by the coding sequence ATGAGTTATCTGGAAAAACTGCCCGGTCAGCGCATCGTCGTCACCGGTGGCGCAGGGTTTGTCGGCTCGAATATCGTTCGCAAACTTCTGGCTAACGGCGCAACCGTTGTCGTGCTTGATGATTTTTACACCGGCAATGATATCAATCTCCCGATTGAACACCCGAATCTCGAAATCGTGCGCGGCAGCGTCGTCGATTTCGATTTGGTCAAAGATGTCGTTAAAGGCGCGCATGCCGTGATTCACGAAGCGGCGCGCAACATCATCGTTTCAACACGCAATCCGCGCGAAGATTACGAAGTCAATATCGGCGGCACGCTCAATGTCCTGCTTGCGGTGCGTGAACATAAAGTTTCGCGCATGGTCTATTCATCATCGGCTTCGGTTTATGGCAACCCGCGCTACCTGCCCATCAACGAAGATGACCCGACCAATATGCTCAGCCCTTATGCGGTGTCGAAATTCGGCGGCGAAAATTATTGCAAAGCCTTTTATGAAAGCTACGGGCTATCGACGGCGATGGTGCGTTATTCAAATGTCTACGGCACGGCGCAACGCCCCGACAATCCTTATTGCGGGGTGATTGCCAAATTTTTTGAAGCGGCAATGGCAGGCAAATCGCCACGCATACACGGCGACGGTGAACAGACACGCGATTTCACTTACGTTGATGATGCGGTTGATGCAACTCTGCTGGCGACCTTTTCACCGAAAGCCGAGGGGCAGGTTTATAATGTCGGCACCGGGCGCGAAACCTCTGTCAATCAACTGGCGCGGATGATCATTCAAATCACCGGGGCGCAGGTTGAACCGGAATATATTGACCGCCGCGATATTGATAACATTCGTCGCCGCGTCGTCAACATCGAAAAGATTCGCCGTGAACTGAGATGGACGCCGGCGTTTACCATTGAAAAAGGCTTGCGGTTGACCCATCAGTGGTTGAAAGAGAACGAACAGTGA
- a CDS encoding bifunctional oligoribonuclease/PAP phosphatase NrnA: protein MLGEVVELIEKKNSFAITSHIRPDGDGIGSGLALYWMLRSLGKDVEVVLHDRIPPAYTILPGSDEVLIQPDLTRAYDAVFLMECSDALRPGLPGLKAQFIVNIDHHSTTEAFGDINWIDPTAGAVGEMIYNLSKALGIEVSKEIAECIYTALLTDTGSFHFSNTTERSLKIASELVRRGAEPAKISQALFYSYPFAKIKLLGLVLSTIQRDESGKIAWVYVDHEMMYEADACDEDSDGIVNYALSIDEVEAVAFFKELAPGNYRISLRSKGKNNVAKVAETFGGGGHRNAAGCRIEGEFEAVKTRVLEGLQSAVGVIPVPVSV, encoded by the coding sequence ATGCTAGGTGAAGTTGTAGAACTGATTGAGAAGAAAAATAGCTTTGCGATTACCTCGCACATTCGCCCGGACGGTGATGGCATTGGTTCAGGACTCGCGCTTTACTGGATGTTACGCAGTCTCGGTAAAGATGTCGAAGTGGTCTTGCACGACCGCATTCCACCCGCGTACACCATCCTGCCCGGCTCCGATGAAGTTTTAATTCAACCCGATTTGACCCGCGCTTACGATGCGGTCTTTTTAATGGAATGCAGCGATGCTTTGCGTCCGGGGCTTCCCGGTTTAAAAGCGCAATTCATCGTCAACATTGACCACCATTCGACGACCGAAGCGTTCGGCGACATCAACTGGATTGACCCGACAGCGGGCGCGGTCGGTGAAATGATTTATAATCTCTCGAAGGCGCTCGGCATCGAAGTCAGCAAAGAGATTGCCGAATGCATCTACACGGCATTGCTTACCGACACCGGCAGTTTTCATTTTTCCAATACCACGGAACGGTCGCTCAAAATCGCCTCCGAACTGGTCAGGCGCGGCGCTGAACCGGCAAAAATTTCACAGGCGCTTTTTTATTCCTACCCGTTTGCAAAAATCAAATTACTCGGACTGGTGCTTTCGACGATTCAACGCGATGAGTCGGGAAAAATCGCCTGGGTCTATGTTGACCACGAAATGATGTACGAAGCCGATGCCTGCGACGAAGATTCGGATGGCATCGTCAATTACGCCCTGTCGATTGATGAAGTCGAAGCGGTCGCCTTCTTCAAAGAACTCGCGCCCGGCAACTATCGCATCAGTTTGCGCTCGAAAGGCAAAAACAATGTCGCCAAAGTCGCCGAAACTTTTGGCGGCGGCGGGCATCGCAATGCCGCAGGCTGCCGCATCGAAGGTGAATTTGAAGCGGTGAAAACCCGCGTCCTCGAAGGCTTGCAATCAGCGGTCGGCGTCATACCGGTGCCGGTTTCAGTTTAA